The stretch of DNA aggctcttgctgaccttaatgcaatcgaacatgacagaccagtcaaagtgagccccccccccctttgaacTTTGAGTTTTgaatgtcacttttatgaatgttGGGGGATTATAGCCAGCCAAGaagggggctcactttgactggtctgtcatgtTCGATTGcataaggtcagcaagagcctatcacCGCCCGCCCCCCCGACAGGgcacggtactgttggccatgtcACTCTGCGAaatgtctaacgaatcagcgttagccgagacaTCGGCGAGCCGTCCTGGTGCTGTACAAACTTATTAAACGCAACAGCGACAGCCTCGGGCCaccaggccacctcggtaagcatgttttccaaatcacggagctagcattgtcttgttgcaaggtagtagcaaatctctactggctactacctttagctagtttagttaagttagcctgacaacagggttgctagctccgtgatttggaaaacatgcttcccgaggtggccctgaggctgttgctgtcgctgttgaataagtttgttcagccaccgggacggctctgccgatgttcggctaacgcggattcgttgacatttcgcagtgtcttgtcgGGGCGGCGGGAtagctcttgctgaccttaatgcaagcgaacgtgacagaccagtcaaagtgagcccccccgtggctggcttaGTGGcaaattcccacaccattcataaaagtgacactaaaactcaaagtactcttcaaatacagttttccccaactgtgtttattattttaggtagtttatttcacggttatccagtcaagagtccatatctcccataggatttttatttgttatttgacactataaacatacactgacctcctcgagcttttattttggtacttccggttaccgcaTTAATTTGCATATAGCTAAATATTTTTTCACccaaacatttagatttaacatttagatttagaatttagatttacatttagatttagatttacatttagatttgatttaacatttagattaacattagtttagatttagatttaacatttagatttagatttacaatttaatttagatttaattttgatttaacatttagatttagatttagatttaacatttaatttgattaatatttaattaacatttagattagatttagaattaacatttagatttaatttaatatttagatttaacatttagatttaatttagatttacatttagatttagatttttagatttagatttagcatatgatttaacatttaacatttaggtgtaacatttaatattggatttaactattaaaatatttccaagttgacaaatattgttgtaaatgtgcaagaagtGACCTCAAATTTCATaccaggtttttaaacattattaaagctaaatgtgacaaatgttgctgttattttcagcacgagccgctttacaaacggcgccccatagaaaatgagcataatatgggcgctttaaataTCTGTTACTTATTCAGTCTCTCTTTCAAAACTCCATGCCAACAAGTAATTTGGAACAATGTCTGAACGTCACTTGGGAGGAGATGAACAGAATTTGGTGCCAAGATGACAGAAGTTACCGTCAAGGGCAACGTGGTCACAGCATCCTGctggaaaatggaaaaagggaaagttAGAGTGTCCATGCGGGTGTCTTGTTTCCATCACCGCCGATCCAAGCTGGTTCCAATGTACCCGTGACACTTCTGAGTAATTTGTTGTGGGAGGAAATGACGATTGTAGCATTTCCCACTGAAGAGAAAAGTCAGTTGTTAGTGGGTGTTGGTGTTTTGGAAAGTGGGAAAGGGATATCAAATATTGTGTATTGGATAAGCAACCGCCTTTCTCAAATAGACTTTTAACATAATCAATACACATACTATTTTCTCAAACATTTTCTCTCACAAAACCTTCACTCCTTCTCTGTAGTCTTACTGAGATGTAAGAACAATAATCACTTACCCATTGTAACATCCAtagaaatacaattttatttctattgtcACATAATTCAACATATAGTTTTGTAGCTgctcattattatttttcattagcAATCAATCAAATCACTTTGGCAAATAATCAGCAAAGAACATTGGCAGTACAATATCTTTATTCACATTCTTTTCCAAATTAAATATAATGAATACACCAAAAGATTTTTGTTGAAATATGCATTATATATTCTACATAAACATGTGTATGAAGAGACAAGTTCACACACTGAGGAACACTGTTCATATTTCCATACATTCTTCTTGTGGTGGTTGATAACCAAACCGGTCAGTGCAATCTTTGTTCAAGCtaagaaccaaaaataaaaacacagccaaaataatctgaaaaaatcAATCCAGTGTGCACTGAATACGCTGTGTACACGTCATGGCTCTTTCAGAGGGATATTCCTTCTTTTCTTGAGGCTGGTTGTTTATCTGCTGCTATTAGTGTCATTGAGAGCACTTTCATAAACCACACATTACCGAACTTGACAATACGTGCTGCTGTTCATCATTATGATTTGGCAACACATTATTAAAGGCCTTAAAGGTGGAGTTTTTTGTGTGTCCTTGCGTTCTAATAAATTGCAAAACCAAAAGCAGGCATGTGTGGCACGATACGTATGCATGTCCTTGACATACCAAAAGAGGGAcccactttttaaaaacattgctcCATAGCACCACTAGtggtcaaaaacaaacaaaagatttTGGCACAAACGCATCTTGTATTATATCTTGCAAAATATTGACCCGAAAAACATCCGTTTTTGCAATAAttgtacaaaataataaataattcataaaaatgaAAGGATTCCATAATGATGATGagttaaagctgtagtgcgttGTTTCTGTCACCGCTATGAGGAATTCTTAGAAAATAAcaacactgttgttgcatcCGCGTGACACAAACCCTCTGTAATTTTGTAGCGCCCCCACCCCTCCGCCACACAGTTGcttgtaaccaaggaggacatggaggattaaaaaaacatgatgggcTCTTCAGAACATGTAATTATGTTCACTTGAGTATCTGCGCGCAAAATTTGccagacgccacaatcttctgaacatagccagattgagaaatacagagagagatgtGTGGAGCTCGTTGTCTAAATTAACGTTGTATCAACTcttttggcaatggcttgaatgtaacagacatttattaatatcaaaaggttacgcactaaagctttaatacaAGCATTTCcatcaaattaaatattttacaatcaCAATGAATATCAATCAAATGTATGCACTTTTAACTGTACATGTTATCCTGGTCCAGTATCAGCACTGATCAATCATATGTTGAGGGTAACAAGAACGTTTGAAATGCGGAAAAAGGGCACAAATCAGACAATAACATCCATTTTACAACACTCAATTTTACAACAGCTCCACATCACCAACAAACATCACCTGAAATAGGTACGGCAATagcaaaataacacaaacattaTGTGAGAAAGTCAGGCCTGCTCACAGCCACTGCTGTACAGATCATAATGtagtgttgacatttttgttgattGAAACATAAGGTTTTCTGACTGTTTTCCACACCTTGTGTATAGTTTattgtgtctgttgtttttagacGAGGCTCTACAttacacatttttacttttccaCTTATACTAAGAAATGGTAATATATTAGTAAAGCTAATATGCTTGTAAATGTTCTTCTCTTTGACATGGCAGTGCTTTAATGGTTCAAATTGTCTACTGCCCTGCGAATAAAAATGAGCCTGCGATCCTTTTCCCCTGCTACTGCTCATCACAGCCATCGGCCCAGCACAATTTCCTCGAGACACTAGAGAATGCACTTTTACTTAAGAAAGCTGACACAATTTTCATCACACTGCCTTGCACATCACCTTTGAGAGGTGTGCAATTCCAGGCCTTCATTCTTTCTGAAACACTGAAAACTTCCAGCAGTAGGAGTAACATGCAGTGCTCATCTAAATAACAGCCAGATTGAACTGCGCGTTCATTAAGTCTCACAGCATTATCACACTGCTAAGATAATTTGTAATAGGATTAACACAGTTGGATACGTTAACAGTAGGCGGGGAAAAAAGAAACGCAGTCAAAGCAATCCACACGAAAATCTAAAGCCACCTACTGATGTCGTGGCCAATTTAAACAATTCAACTAAAAAACAGGGTGACTTATTGTGAGCAGTCACAGgaaacaatgttttcatcaaaaATGCAACGACATAACAACAAGCTGCACATGTCCAACTCTTCAGCAAGGCAACCAACTTTACTGTGCCCCGTGTGCAGCATGAACATATACAGTATCTTTGTTACAACAACGTTAAATTGTTTGGCTGCACGgcaaacagatacagatacacttCCTGCTCTCCTGGTGCATTTCTGAGaaagtagctggcaaagtgcacTTGCTGTTGCCACGGTAACCATTGCCACATCAACCACGGACATGTTAAGAATTACAAGTGAAATAACAATCATGTTAATAATCATGTTCCTTCACTTTGAATGTTGCTTATGCATTCAAGAATTTATTTCTTCGCCATGCTAAACATTCACTATGAATATTTAAATTGACTCATGATGACAAATGTTGCACAGCTTGCAAGTACATTTACttggaaaaaatatacatggaGTTAAATCAAATATTTCTCAGGCCTGTTTTTTATTGTCCTTGAAACAGAATGGTTCTCCAGAAGCCTCAGATTCTTTGAAAGTGTCCATGTGCTGCACAGTTTCAGTTGGACTAAATCTGGGAAACCTTTTCCAAGTCCTCCATGATCAGGTCCTGTTCTTTGATATGACTTCTAGCAGCCAAGCTCCCTCTTTCCTGACGTGAGCTTTTCCCATTGCCCATTAACACTGGTCTGACCCCGGAGCCCGATCTGCTGAGGACAGCAGGCTGGATTGGGAGTACAGCGTTACCTCGGATCGGATGGGAGTAGGTATTCTTGCACCCAATGCACTCAGAGCACAGCTGGAATTTGAAGGCAGCCTGAAAGCCTCTGCGAAAGTTCTGGTTGAAGAACCCATAGATGATGGGGTTGATACTGCTGTTGAAGAAAGCCAACCAGTGAGCTAAGGGGTACACATAGATGTTAATGACACGATACTGGTGCTCTGTCAGGCTGGCGTAGTCGCTCAGCATCATTAGCGTCCAAAGCGGAAGCCAGGATAAGATGAAGAGCAGCGCCACCACCAGCAGCATCATTATCACCCGATTCTTCTTCTTTGAAATTGTATGACGCCCCTCCGTGCTAGATTTGCCGCTTCCACCGCCCTCTTCCAACACGCTTCCACCCCCCCTCGCCTGAGAAATAGCACTCTTGGAGAGGGTGAAGCCAATGCGGGCGTACATGACGACAATAAGGCTGAGAGGAGCGAGGTAGATGTTAACAAAGAGAACAGTGGTGTAGATCTTGCGCATCTCCTGATTGGGCCAATTTTCCCGGCACCAGTAAAAGAAGcggctgttgttgttgccaaGGATTATACGCACCCTCTGCTCCTTTGTGACCTGGAGCATGACCCCAGAGGGACACATGATGGACACAGCGAGGACCCATATGATGACAATAATTAACTTTGAGGTAGGGATGGTCAGCTTTTGCTTGAAAGGGTAGACAATGCAGCGGAACCTGACATAAAAGGGGACTGGAGGTAAACGCATGAAGGAAAAGAAGTCTTTTACAAGCACATAATAAGCAGTGATACTATTAACCCTCACCTGTCAACAGCTATTGCCACAAGAGTGAAGACAGAGGCTGACACGGATATCCCTTGAACCATACCGCTTAGCTTACACACTACGCTACCAAATGGCCACCCTgcagaaaagaggaaaagaaagtgtaaaaaaacatttgggaaaaaaaacaggcatgAATAATTTAAATGCTTCAAATACTCCTAGTGGGCAAAAATAATTAGACTTGCTTTCCTGCACTTTTAAGATGAATATTTCAACCATTTCCAAATCAAAGCCAATACAGAAGTTAGATTACATATTGATTAAGGAGTTTCCTCCTTTTATAACTCAGCTTCAATTTAGGCAAATTGTGAAAGAGAGTGAAAACTTGACCTGTTATGATGTTGTCCACCAGTGTGGTTGGCATGCAAAAGATGCCAACCAGCAGGTCACTGATGGCGAGGTTGAGGATAAACAGGTTGGTGACTGTGCGCATGTTCTTGCTACGCAGCACGGTGAAACACACCACCCCGTTGCCCACCATGCACACCATGAAGATGAGCAGGTAGGAGACGGTGAAGACCGCAGCCACAGAGGGCTTGTGGAGGTAGAAGTCAACATAGGTGATGTTCTGGTGGGTCAAAGGGGTTTCCTGCAATCTTGAGGAATTGGAAGGGTTCAAGCCCTCCCAAGTGGTGTTGAGAACTAGGTTCTGGGTCATGGTGATATCTGGGTGTGATAGTGACAGAGAAATAGAGACAGGCAGAGGTATATTATACGGATGACTTAATATGTGCTCGCCATGTTAGTGCATGTGTTAAATGTCCAATATCCTCCATTAACAAAATCTACCAATTATACAGCACCGCTACACATGTCCTCCCAGTGGGAGTGCAATCCTGCCATCCAGAATAAAGACTCAATGGTAATTACATAAAACAATAGAACTATATCCAGAAATCAGTTGTCCATTTCTGTCATTTGATTATTGTGGGTTGGTCGAGTCAGTCAAGTGTATGCTCTCCCACACACTCTAATAGCAACGTGGTGACTAAAACGACCAATCTGTTTTGAGAGCAGCTCGAGAGTGTGGGTGATAGCCAGCCAAGTGGTTACATCAGTCATGGAGGGCATGAGGTAATTAGTGACTCAAGACTCGTTTTGACGCTTACGTGATTGGTACATTTTACACATCTCAATGGGCTTTGGAAACTTTTCTGTCTAAAAACTTCAGCATGATTAATGTTTTGCCTTCTGCAGGAGAATGACAAAACTTTAGTTAATCTAACTTGTCTtttgttgtttgatgtgttcatGCCGTGCAGCTCAACTTCTACTGTGCAACTAAAGCACTGTCAAATCTAAGTGAACATTTCTTTTCAGAGCAAAGTGGGTCCGGATAATTCAGTGATGAATATTTAATTGTAGTAATTGTACCATCATTCacattttttcctttaattttgaaTCTGCCTGAACCTCATGAATACATTTTCAGTCAAAGCCTACTGTGCCACTGTTGACTCAGTTTCATTTCAGGTTTCCTAATCTTGAAGAAGATAATCCAAGCAAAGGAGATTTTTTGATTATAGCTGCACTGcttgttacattgtagttccTTGTTCATACAGTCACATCCCTGTGTGGATCGTCACACTGTAGCAAGCACCAAACAAGACCTGAATATAAAGATCTTAGTGTAGCATTAACATCTGCAATTCAAACCCTCTGTGGAATGAGAACAGTGTGTTTTTGCCTTTAAACTATTGATTGTTTTCCTTGAAACTCTTCCTTTCTGTTGTTCTTGTAACAATTACATGGACACTGAGAAGCTGTTGGTGCTCAATTCTAAAATCCTATAAGTAGTCAATTATCAATTCCTATAGATCCATAGTTTAACTGAGATTCAATGTGACCATAAGATGCAGAGAAATCAGACAGTTTTATCACTCTGAAGTTACCATAAGTTATTGTACTTACAATACAATAGTGGGTGTTGTGTTCCCGTCAGTCTTTACAGTGCCTCAGTGATAACTGAAGGAAAACCTAAACCATAATTTTTCTGACAAAAAGTCTTTCtattaaataaatatgcagTCACACTGCCACCCCACATTTAACAAAAGTAGatcatacagtatacatataatTAATAGGCCTAGGACGGTGGGTGGAAAGTGACAATTTCTTCCAGATCTaagttaaaaaatatgaaatttccccaaaaaaacttattttcttACCTTACAGGAAACAGTATTTGAGTCCTTTACTTCTGTCTTTACAGAGGCTATGTATATCCAGAAATTCCACTCATTCAGAGCATTTAGCTGCACGCTCTCATCCCTACAGTGCGTGAGACCCTGTGCTTCTGCTCAGTTCGCCTGCCTGGCAAAGACTGCTGTAGCTCTTATAGATGACAGGGAGGAGACGGGATTCACTCGGGGGAGATGTGCTGGGGGGTGCAGGTGCTGGGCAGGTGCTAGGAGCAGTAAATGTACAGAGGCGTgtgaattgaatgtaatacaTACAGTGTACGTGCACTATATGCACTGACTCCTTGATAAGGAGCAGACTTTTGACATCTAAAGAGACCTAGAATTTTTTATATTTGGTATTGGGCATATAGGTGTTAATGTTATAGTCAGCTGTAGTCTTCCCTGTCCTGCTCGTTATTCCCTCCCCTTTTTCCCTGTGTTTCTGCACATTCCACTTATCACCTCTACAGTTTATCTACCCGGGTTGTTCACCTCCGATTCTACTCCTAGTACACCTGCATTTTTGTcctgtgttttttattgtttttgctcCAGCTTAACATTTTCTCCTCTGTTCAGATTCCATTCTGAACCTGTTGTCTCCAGCTGCGCCCTTGCTGTTTCCTGCTTGCCTGCTGCTAGCTTCCCTCGCTACTCGGCTCTCATCGATCTCCTGGTGAGCAAGAGCTGGACGCTCACTATCCACCAACTCCCAGTCCCAGCTCTACCCCGGCTTCACTCCTGTGTGCCTCCCTCAGCCTCGAATTCGGACCCTTCCCTCTCTGCACCTTCTTCAAAACTGTTCAAGTAAATCTTTAAACTGACTTTCAGTGTCCGTGCTGTGTGTCTCTGAGTTCTGGGTTAAAGCAGTAGCTTAACAGTTAAGGAATGTCATTGCTTGTCTTGGATCAACCCACCAATTATCAAGCACCTGTCCTCCCCCTCAGTGCTCACAACCCGCAAAGATCAGGTCTGACCTTTTACACCTCACACCTGCACTGCGCTTACATGGAGAAAATGTGAGGTCTAAGTGGTGCACAAGTCTCTGTAACTGACTCTGATTTAGTGCAGTATTTTTATTGGGTTTATGGTACATGTTGGCTAAAGTGTTTTTATAAACGCAAGCTTCAGAACATCCCGCAAATAAAAGGATGAAAACctgcaacagaaaaacacactagTGCAAAACATTATTCCTGATCAATGTGGAAAATTAGCTTGGATGTTAAAAACAGAGAGATTATGGATTTTTAAAGGGTTAGAAGAGGTTAGATCTAATGAAGGGTTATGATCTGATTGATGCAGGGGTGAGAGGAGTGATTGTGCAGGACTCCACTCTGACATGGAGCAGGCTGGTGTTTGATGAAGTGGATGGCTGATCCTTGACTGGAGGAGAAATTATAGAACAGAGCAAGACGCAAGGCTACTAACGTGGTTTCCACACAGAGTTCATCACTGTCGGTGATCTCAGAGAAAACCCTTTATGCAAATGTCACTGCAGTTGCTGCAGAATGTGTAATTAACACATTAAAATACCTTTAGAACAAATCCTGTCAAACCGAAGGGATTCTCAACTTATagaaagatttgttttttttgtggttcaaacaaaaaaacaaattatcaaaACGTACACGGACCGTGTTAGCTATAACGACCGCCTCGCTACATCATCCCTTACAGTCTATGATGGCTACATCTTACAGTCCATGATGGCAacatctttatatacagtctatgatcgcTACATCTTATAGTCTATGATGGCtacatctttatatacagtctttGATGGCTACATCTTACAGTCTATGATCGCTACATCTTACAGTCTATGATGGCTACATCTTACAGTCTATGATCACTACATCTTACAGTCTATGATCACTacatctttaaataattgtctATGATCACtacatctttatatacagtctatgatcgctacatctttatatacagtctattatttctacatctttatatacagtctatgatcgctacatctttatatacagtctatgattgcTAAagctttatatacagtctatgatcgctacatctttatatacagtctatgatcgctacatctttatatacagtctatgattgcTATagctttatatacagtctatgatcacTACATttgtagatacagtatatgattgtta from Etheostoma spectabile isolate EspeVRDwgs_2016 chromosome 16, UIUC_Espe_1.0, whole genome shotgun sequence encodes:
- the LOC116704228 gene encoding neuropeptide FF receptor 2, producing MTQNLVLNTTWEGLNPSNSSRLQETPLTHQNITYVDFYLHKPSVAAVFTVSYLLIFMVCMVGNGVVCFTVLRSKNMRTVTNLFILNLAISDLLVGIFCMPTTLVDNIITGWPFGSVVCKLSGMVQGISVSASVFTLVAIAVDRFRCIVYPFKQKLTIPTSKLIIVIIWVLAVSIMCPSGVMLQVTKEQRVRIILGNNNSRFFYWCRENWPNQEMRKIYTTVLFVNIYLAPLSLIVVMYARIGFTLSKSAISQARGGGSVLEEGGGSGKSSTEGRHTISKKKNRVIMMLLVVALLFILSWLPLWTLMMLSDYASLTEHQYRVINIYVYPLAHWLAFFNSSINPIIYGFFNQNFRRGFQAAFKFQLCSECIGCKNTYSHPIRGNAVLPIQPAVLSRSGSGVRPVLMGNGKSSRQERGSLAARSHIKEQDLIMEDLEKVSQI